In Trifolium pratense cultivar HEN17-A07 linkage group LG7, ARS_RC_1.1, whole genome shotgun sequence, a genomic segment contains:
- the LOC123897128 gene encoding protein FAR-RED IMPAIRED RESPONSE 1-like isoform X1, with the protein MDNSEDDRDLNDLCDQNESVEMNLGAEDDDDGKYNKISNLTADEILGLDFDSDQEAYDFYCEYARWHGFIVRKDDVTRDDNEKVIMRQFVCNREGFSNKKQSTRPNARTNCQARLRVRYSLKASRWKVKCFEEVHNHELAPSRYTHLVACRGMKEADKAQPDSSNDDVRTGYIMGYTVAQKGASVGFRFSKKNLYNGFNSKIRGEIKDGDVVAALSYLSGKASNDPMLYAKFTTTGDGRLKLLFWADGCSISDFLCFHDVLAIDMTHEKNSYNCPLVIFSGCNHHSQTIIFGCALVSDETIETYKWVLKSFLEAMRNKHPKVVVTNGDEVMMEAIKHAFPDSCHQLCVWNLHKNACKNVESSSFPEDFKKAIYSNFTPKEFEDFWIKMVAGHKIVGNEWVSKTFENRSLWATAYLRDKLFGRVQTTCHCETIDSIIKKYIRKKSSVFEFMHDFEETLRKHRNDELMADNKSLFSEPVLTTPLPEFEKDAAKIYTAELFKEVKEQILLAGALNVIERMVNEKKVIFKITKYCHPSIETKVVYDTSKSAFYCVCRHFESRGIPCSHIFRAMIFEHVDHIPSSLILTRWTKNAKIALLSSNSMDGIDYDVMEFAQFAADAAFTRLWQVALKNKEHYNEIMDDILKLTNKYKKMNALVDTQSSSSEHIGDPSIDETKGTPKNKKIGTKRASHSSNCNSTKDNVKTCSMHVCLNDKIMNDDQFSHPESSKFSTATDSDKEILVSDVNLQDKEILASDVNDGRDTQDKFSECCNQKQKKAKELTQKSKNDGTILQAGYSSGGHHVNSKMQFILPKMQSSPYGYVPPSHGWWNLPYYSGVPILPQVPQYYNGVPFSNSDTPQMGLLPEATKNSGQTSGNGVQP; encoded by the exons ATGGATAATTCGGAAGATGATAGAGATCTTAATGATTTGTGTGATCAGAATGAAAGTGTAGAAATGAATTTGGGTGCTGAGGACGACGACGAcggtaaatataataagatttcTAACTTAACAGCTGATGAGATACTAGGTCTAGATTTTGATAGTGATCAGGAAGCTTATGATTTTTATTGTGAATATGCAAGATGGCATGGTTTTATAGTAAGGAAAGATGACGTGACTCGTGATGATAATGAGAAAGTAATAATGCGTCAGTTTGTATGCAATAGAGAAGGGTTTAGTAACAAAAAACAATCAACAAGACCTAACGCCAGAACTAATTGTCAAGCTAGGCTTCGTGTACGCTACAGTTTGAAAGCATCAAGATGGAAAGTCAAATGTTTTGAAGAGGTTCATAATCATGAACTAGCTCCTTCAAGATATACACACTTGGTTGCTTGCCGTGGAATGAAGGAGGCAGATAAAGCTCAGCCTGATAGTTCCAATGATGATGTTAGAACTGGTTATATAATGGGGTACACGGTGGCTCAAAAGGGTGCATctgttggttttcgtttttcaaagaaaaatctATACAACGGTTTTAATAGCAAAATCCGTGGTGAAATTAAAGATGGAGATGTTGTTGCTGCCTTAAGTTATCTTAGCGGGAAGGCGAGCAATGATCCTATGTTATATGCAAAATTTACAACTACCGGTGATGGTAGATTGAAGCTGCTTTTTTGGGCAGATGGATGTAGCATATCGGATTTTCTATGTTTCCACGATGTTCTTGCAATTGACATGACACACGAGAAGAACAGTTACAATTGTCCTTTGGTAATTTTCTCCGGGTGCAATCATCATTCTCAAACAATTATATTTGGTTGTGCTTTGGTGTCAGATGAAACAATTGAGACATATAAGTGGGTCTTAAAATCTTTCTTAGAAGCAATGCGAAACAAACATCCCAAAGTTGTTGTGACAAATGGGGATGAAGTTATGATGGAGGCTATAAAGCATGCTTTTCCAGATTCATGTCATCAACTATGTGTTTGGAACTTGCACAAGAATGCATGTAAAAATGTCGAGAGTTCTTCATTTCCAGAGGATTTCAAAAAGGCAATTTACTCAAATTTCACTCCAAAAGAATTTGAAGATTTTTGGATAAAGATGGTTGCAGGGCACAAAATTGTGGGGAATGAGTGGGTTTCTAAAACCTTTGAGAATAGGTCATTGTGGGCCACTGCATACCTCCGTGATAAGCTTTTTGGTCGTGTACAGACTACGTGTCATTGTGAAACTATTGACTCAATCATCAAGAAATATATAAGGAAGAAAAGTAGTGTTTTCGAGTTTATGCATGATTTTGAGGAGACTTTGAGAAAACATAGAAATGATGAACTGATGGCTGATAATAAGTCTTTATTTTCAGAACCTGTGTTGACCACGCCTCTTCCAGAGTTtgagaaagatgctgcaaaAATTTACACAGCAGAGCTTTTTAAAGAAGTTAAAGAGCAGATTTTATTAGCTGGTGCGTTAAATGTTATTGAGCGAATGGTAAATGAGAAGAAGGTTATCTTCAAGATAACCAAGTATTGTCATCCCAGTATTGAAACAAAAGTTGTTTATGATACTTCAAAGTCAGCATTTTATTGTGTGTGTAGACATTTTGAGTCTCGTGGCATTCCGTGTTCGCATATTTTTCGTGCCATGATCTTTGAGCATGTGGACCATATTCCAAGCAGTTTGATTTTGACACGGTGGACTAAGAATGCTAAGATTGCCTTACTGTCGTCGAATTCGATGGATGGAATAGATTATGATGTGATGGAATTTGCTCAGTTTGCGGCAGATGCTGCTTTTACTAGGTTGTGGCAGGTAGCCTTAAAAAATAAGGAACACTACAATGAGATCATGGATGACATATTGAAGCTTACTAACAAGTATAAGAAGATGAACGCTCTTGTTGACACACAAAGCTCGTCATCAGAACACATTGGTGATCCCAGCATAGATGAGACCAAAGGTACTCCCAAGAATAAAAAGATTGGCACGAAGAGGGCAAGTCATAGTTCAAATTGTAATAGCACAAAAGACAATGTTAAAACATGTTCAATGcatgtttgtttaaatgataAGATTATGAATGACGATCAGTTTTCTCATCCAGAGTCTTCTAAATTTAGCACGGCAACTGATAGT gATAAAGAAATATTGGTATCTGATGTAAACTTGCAGGATAAAGAAATATTGGCATCTGATGTAAATGATGGTCGTGACACT CAAGATAAATTTAGTGAATGCTGTAATCAGAAGCAAAAGAAAGCGAAAGAGTTGACACAAAAATCAAAGAATGATGGT ACAATCTTACAGGCTGGTTATTCTAGTGGAGGTCACCATGTTAATTCCAAAATGCAGTTTATATTACCTAAAATGCAATCCTCACCATATGGTTATGTCCCTCCGAGCCATGGATGGTGGAACTTGCCCTACTATAGTGGAGTTCCTATTTTACCGCAAGTACCCCAG TATTATAATGGAGTGCCGTTTAGTAATAGTGACACGCCACAAATGGGATTGCTACCAGAAGCCACGAAAAATTCTGGTCAAACAA GTGGAAATGGTGTTCAACCTTAG
- the LOC123897128 gene encoding protein FAR-RED IMPAIRED RESPONSE 1-like isoform X2, translating into MDNSEDDRDLNDLCDQNESVEMNLGAEDDDDGKYNKISNLTADEILGLDFDSDQEAYDFYCEYARWHGFIVRKDDVTRDDNEKVIMRQFVCNREGFSNKKQSTRPNARTNCQARLRVRYSLKASRWKVKCFEEVHNHELAPSRYTHLVACRGMKEADKAQPDSSNDDVRTGYIMGYTVAQKGASVGFRFSKKNLYNGFNSKIRGEIKDGDVVAALSYLSGKASNDPMLYAKFTTTGDGRLKLLFWADGCSISDFLCFHDVLAIDMTHEKNSYNCPLVIFSGCNHHSQTIIFGCALVSDETIETYKWVLKSFLEAMRNKHPKVVVTNGDEVMMEAIKHAFPDSCHQLCVWNLHKNACKNVESSSFPEDFKKAIYSNFTPKEFEDFWIKMVAGHKIVGNEWVSKTFENRSLWATAYLRDKLFGRVQTTCHCETIDSIIKKYIRKKSSVFEFMHDFEETLRKHRNDELMADNKSLFSEPVLTTPLPEFEKDAAKIYTAELFKEVKEQILLAGALNVIERMVNEKKVIFKITKYCHPSIETKVVYDTSKSAFYCVCRHFESRGIPCSHIFRAMIFEHVDHIPSSLILTRWTKNAKIALLSSNSMDGIDYDVMEFAQFAADAAFTRLWQVALKNKEHYNEIMDDILKLTNKYKKMNALVDTQSSSSEHIGDPSIDETKGTPKNKKIGTKRASHSSNCNSTKDNVKTCSMHVCLNDKIMNDDQFSHPESSKFSTATDSDKEILVSDVNLQDKEILASDVNDGRDTQDKFSECCNQKQKKAKELTQKSKNDGAGYSSGGHHVNSKMQFILPKMQSSPYGYVPPSHGWWNLPYYSGVPILPQVPQYYNGVPFSNSDTPQMGLLPEATKNSGQTSGNGVQP; encoded by the exons ATGGATAATTCGGAAGATGATAGAGATCTTAATGATTTGTGTGATCAGAATGAAAGTGTAGAAATGAATTTGGGTGCTGAGGACGACGACGAcggtaaatataataagatttcTAACTTAACAGCTGATGAGATACTAGGTCTAGATTTTGATAGTGATCAGGAAGCTTATGATTTTTATTGTGAATATGCAAGATGGCATGGTTTTATAGTAAGGAAAGATGACGTGACTCGTGATGATAATGAGAAAGTAATAATGCGTCAGTTTGTATGCAATAGAGAAGGGTTTAGTAACAAAAAACAATCAACAAGACCTAACGCCAGAACTAATTGTCAAGCTAGGCTTCGTGTACGCTACAGTTTGAAAGCATCAAGATGGAAAGTCAAATGTTTTGAAGAGGTTCATAATCATGAACTAGCTCCTTCAAGATATACACACTTGGTTGCTTGCCGTGGAATGAAGGAGGCAGATAAAGCTCAGCCTGATAGTTCCAATGATGATGTTAGAACTGGTTATATAATGGGGTACACGGTGGCTCAAAAGGGTGCATctgttggttttcgtttttcaaagaaaaatctATACAACGGTTTTAATAGCAAAATCCGTGGTGAAATTAAAGATGGAGATGTTGTTGCTGCCTTAAGTTATCTTAGCGGGAAGGCGAGCAATGATCCTATGTTATATGCAAAATTTACAACTACCGGTGATGGTAGATTGAAGCTGCTTTTTTGGGCAGATGGATGTAGCATATCGGATTTTCTATGTTTCCACGATGTTCTTGCAATTGACATGACACACGAGAAGAACAGTTACAATTGTCCTTTGGTAATTTTCTCCGGGTGCAATCATCATTCTCAAACAATTATATTTGGTTGTGCTTTGGTGTCAGATGAAACAATTGAGACATATAAGTGGGTCTTAAAATCTTTCTTAGAAGCAATGCGAAACAAACATCCCAAAGTTGTTGTGACAAATGGGGATGAAGTTATGATGGAGGCTATAAAGCATGCTTTTCCAGATTCATGTCATCAACTATGTGTTTGGAACTTGCACAAGAATGCATGTAAAAATGTCGAGAGTTCTTCATTTCCAGAGGATTTCAAAAAGGCAATTTACTCAAATTTCACTCCAAAAGAATTTGAAGATTTTTGGATAAAGATGGTTGCAGGGCACAAAATTGTGGGGAATGAGTGGGTTTCTAAAACCTTTGAGAATAGGTCATTGTGGGCCACTGCATACCTCCGTGATAAGCTTTTTGGTCGTGTACAGACTACGTGTCATTGTGAAACTATTGACTCAATCATCAAGAAATATATAAGGAAGAAAAGTAGTGTTTTCGAGTTTATGCATGATTTTGAGGAGACTTTGAGAAAACATAGAAATGATGAACTGATGGCTGATAATAAGTCTTTATTTTCAGAACCTGTGTTGACCACGCCTCTTCCAGAGTTtgagaaagatgctgcaaaAATTTACACAGCAGAGCTTTTTAAAGAAGTTAAAGAGCAGATTTTATTAGCTGGTGCGTTAAATGTTATTGAGCGAATGGTAAATGAGAAGAAGGTTATCTTCAAGATAACCAAGTATTGTCATCCCAGTATTGAAACAAAAGTTGTTTATGATACTTCAAAGTCAGCATTTTATTGTGTGTGTAGACATTTTGAGTCTCGTGGCATTCCGTGTTCGCATATTTTTCGTGCCATGATCTTTGAGCATGTGGACCATATTCCAAGCAGTTTGATTTTGACACGGTGGACTAAGAATGCTAAGATTGCCTTACTGTCGTCGAATTCGATGGATGGAATAGATTATGATGTGATGGAATTTGCTCAGTTTGCGGCAGATGCTGCTTTTACTAGGTTGTGGCAGGTAGCCTTAAAAAATAAGGAACACTACAATGAGATCATGGATGACATATTGAAGCTTACTAACAAGTATAAGAAGATGAACGCTCTTGTTGACACACAAAGCTCGTCATCAGAACACATTGGTGATCCCAGCATAGATGAGACCAAAGGTACTCCCAAGAATAAAAAGATTGGCACGAAGAGGGCAAGTCATAGTTCAAATTGTAATAGCACAAAAGACAATGTTAAAACATGTTCAATGcatgtttgtttaaatgataAGATTATGAATGACGATCAGTTTTCTCATCCAGAGTCTTCTAAATTTAGCACGGCAACTGATAGT gATAAAGAAATATTGGTATCTGATGTAAACTTGCAGGATAAAGAAATATTGGCATCTGATGTAAATGATGGTCGTGACACT CAAGATAAATTTAGTGAATGCTGTAATCAGAAGCAAAAGAAAGCGAAAGAGTTGACACAAAAATCAAAGAATGATGGT GCTGGTTATTCTAGTGGAGGTCACCATGTTAATTCCAAAATGCAGTTTATATTACCTAAAATGCAATCCTCACCATATGGTTATGTCCCTCCGAGCCATGGATGGTGGAACTTGCCCTACTATAGTGGAGTTCCTATTTTACCGCAAGTACCCCAG TATTATAATGGAGTGCCGTTTAGTAATAGTGACACGCCACAAATGGGATTGCTACCAGAAGCCACGAAAAATTCTGGTCAAACAA GTGGAAATGGTGTTCAACCTTAG
- the LOC123897128 gene encoding protein FAR-RED IMPAIRED RESPONSE 1-like isoform X3 has translation MRQFVCNREGFSNKKQSTRPNARTNCQARLRVRYSLKASRWKVKCFEEVHNHELAPSRYTHLVACRGMKEADKAQPDSSNDDVRTGYIMGYTVAQKGASVGFRFSKKNLYNGFNSKIRGEIKDGDVVAALSYLSGKASNDPMLYAKFTTTGDGRLKLLFWADGCSISDFLCFHDVLAIDMTHEKNSYNCPLVIFSGCNHHSQTIIFGCALVSDETIETYKWVLKSFLEAMRNKHPKVVVTNGDEVMMEAIKHAFPDSCHQLCVWNLHKNACKNVESSSFPEDFKKAIYSNFTPKEFEDFWIKMVAGHKIVGNEWVSKTFENRSLWATAYLRDKLFGRVQTTCHCETIDSIIKKYIRKKSSVFEFMHDFEETLRKHRNDELMADNKSLFSEPVLTTPLPEFEKDAAKIYTAELFKEVKEQILLAGALNVIERMVNEKKVIFKITKYCHPSIETKVVYDTSKSAFYCVCRHFESRGIPCSHIFRAMIFEHVDHIPSSLILTRWTKNAKIALLSSNSMDGIDYDVMEFAQFAADAAFTRLWQVALKNKEHYNEIMDDILKLTNKYKKMNALVDTQSSSSEHIGDPSIDETKGTPKNKKIGTKRASHSSNCNSTKDNVKTCSMHVCLNDKIMNDDQFSHPESSKFSTATDSDKEILVSDVNLQDKEILASDVNDGRDTQDKFSECCNQKQKKAKELTQKSKNDGTILQAGYSSGGHHVNSKMQFILPKMQSSPYGYVPPSHGWWNLPYYSGVPILPQVPQYYNGVPFSNSDTPQMGLLPEATKNSGQTSGNGVQP, from the exons ATGCGTCAGTTTGTATGCAATAGAGAAGGGTTTAGTAACAAAAAACAATCAACAAGACCTAACGCCAGAACTAATTGTCAAGCTAGGCTTCGTGTACGCTACAGTTTGAAAGCATCAAGATGGAAAGTCAAATGTTTTGAAGAGGTTCATAATCATGAACTAGCTCCTTCAAGATATACACACTTGGTTGCTTGCCGTGGAATGAAGGAGGCAGATAAAGCTCAGCCTGATAGTTCCAATGATGATGTTAGAACTGGTTATATAATGGGGTACACGGTGGCTCAAAAGGGTGCATctgttggttttcgtttttcaaagaaaaatctATACAACGGTTTTAATAGCAAAATCCGTGGTGAAATTAAAGATGGAGATGTTGTTGCTGCCTTAAGTTATCTTAGCGGGAAGGCGAGCAATGATCCTATGTTATATGCAAAATTTACAACTACCGGTGATGGTAGATTGAAGCTGCTTTTTTGGGCAGATGGATGTAGCATATCGGATTTTCTATGTTTCCACGATGTTCTTGCAATTGACATGACACACGAGAAGAACAGTTACAATTGTCCTTTGGTAATTTTCTCCGGGTGCAATCATCATTCTCAAACAATTATATTTGGTTGTGCTTTGGTGTCAGATGAAACAATTGAGACATATAAGTGGGTCTTAAAATCTTTCTTAGAAGCAATGCGAAACAAACATCCCAAAGTTGTTGTGACAAATGGGGATGAAGTTATGATGGAGGCTATAAAGCATGCTTTTCCAGATTCATGTCATCAACTATGTGTTTGGAACTTGCACAAGAATGCATGTAAAAATGTCGAGAGTTCTTCATTTCCAGAGGATTTCAAAAAGGCAATTTACTCAAATTTCACTCCAAAAGAATTTGAAGATTTTTGGATAAAGATGGTTGCAGGGCACAAAATTGTGGGGAATGAGTGGGTTTCTAAAACCTTTGAGAATAGGTCATTGTGGGCCACTGCATACCTCCGTGATAAGCTTTTTGGTCGTGTACAGACTACGTGTCATTGTGAAACTATTGACTCAATCATCAAGAAATATATAAGGAAGAAAAGTAGTGTTTTCGAGTTTATGCATGATTTTGAGGAGACTTTGAGAAAACATAGAAATGATGAACTGATGGCTGATAATAAGTCTTTATTTTCAGAACCTGTGTTGACCACGCCTCTTCCAGAGTTtgagaaagatgctgcaaaAATTTACACAGCAGAGCTTTTTAAAGAAGTTAAAGAGCAGATTTTATTAGCTGGTGCGTTAAATGTTATTGAGCGAATGGTAAATGAGAAGAAGGTTATCTTCAAGATAACCAAGTATTGTCATCCCAGTATTGAAACAAAAGTTGTTTATGATACTTCAAAGTCAGCATTTTATTGTGTGTGTAGACATTTTGAGTCTCGTGGCATTCCGTGTTCGCATATTTTTCGTGCCATGATCTTTGAGCATGTGGACCATATTCCAAGCAGTTTGATTTTGACACGGTGGACTAAGAATGCTAAGATTGCCTTACTGTCGTCGAATTCGATGGATGGAATAGATTATGATGTGATGGAATTTGCTCAGTTTGCGGCAGATGCTGCTTTTACTAGGTTGTGGCAGGTAGCCTTAAAAAATAAGGAACACTACAATGAGATCATGGATGACATATTGAAGCTTACTAACAAGTATAAGAAGATGAACGCTCTTGTTGACACACAAAGCTCGTCATCAGAACACATTGGTGATCCCAGCATAGATGAGACCAAAGGTACTCCCAAGAATAAAAAGATTGGCACGAAGAGGGCAAGTCATAGTTCAAATTGTAATAGCACAAAAGACAATGTTAAAACATGTTCAATGcatgtttgtttaaatgataAGATTATGAATGACGATCAGTTTTCTCATCCAGAGTCTTCTAAATTTAGCACGGCAACTGATAGT gATAAAGAAATATTGGTATCTGATGTAAACTTGCAGGATAAAGAAATATTGGCATCTGATGTAAATGATGGTCGTGACACT CAAGATAAATTTAGTGAATGCTGTAATCAGAAGCAAAAGAAAGCGAAAGAGTTGACACAAAAATCAAAGAATGATGGT ACAATCTTACAGGCTGGTTATTCTAGTGGAGGTCACCATGTTAATTCCAAAATGCAGTTTATATTACCTAAAATGCAATCCTCACCATATGGTTATGTCCCTCCGAGCCATGGATGGTGGAACTTGCCCTACTATAGTGGAGTTCCTATTTTACCGCAAGTACCCCAG TATTATAATGGAGTGCCGTTTAGTAATAGTGACACGCCACAAATGGGATTGCTACCAGAAGCCACGAAAAATTCTGGTCAAACAA GTGGAAATGGTGTTCAACCTTAG
- the LOC123897130 gene encoding molybdate transporter 1-like yields the protein MASTNPQPPQMLPTITTTPTRLTTIQKVKSNLLFRSTLSELNGAMGDLGTYIPIVLSLTLSKNLNLGTTLIFTGFYNFLTGAMYGVPMPVQPMKSIAAVALSDPSFGIPEIMASGILTGGILLVLGFTGLMKLAYKLIPLCVVRGIQLAQGLSFALTAIKYVRKVQDLPKSKSLNGRDWFGFDGLVIAIVCVFFVVVVNGAGEKEHEFDEIEEELGDSIEGNERKKSVKSFKKIVFSLPSAFIVFVLGVILGFIRRPNVIHEIKFGPSNMVLVKISKHAWKQGFIKGTIPQLPLSILNSVIAVCKLSSDLFPTKDFSVTSLSVTVGLMNLVGGWFGAMPCCHGAGGLAGQYKFGGRSGGCVAILGAAKLVLGFVLGSSLAHFFQQFPVGILGVLLLFAGIELAMACRDMNNKEDSFVMLLCTAVSLVGSSAALGFLCGMVVFGVLKVRNLTSVKSLSSIWKHEGQEQV from the coding sequence ATGGCATCAACAAACCCCCAACCTCCCCAAATGCTTCCCACCATAACAACCACTCCCACAAGACTCACCACCATACAAAAAGTAAAAAGCAACTTACTTTTCCGTTCAACATTATCTGAACTCAATGGAGCCATGGGTGACCTTGGCACATACATACCAATAGTACTTTCTCTCACTCTTTCCAAAAACCTCAACCTTGGCACCACTTTGATTTTCACTGGCTTCTATAACTTTCTCACTGGTGCCATGTATGGTGTTCCTATGCCAGTTCAGCCCATGAAATCAATAGCTGCTGTTGCACTATCCGACCCCTCTTTCGGTATCCCGGAAATCATGGCTTCCGGTATCTTAACCGGAGGGATTTTATTGGTTTTGGGTTTTACTGGGTTGATGAAATTAGCTTACAAGCTTATACCTttatgtgttgttagagggattCAGCTTGCACAGGGTTTGTCTTTTGCTTTAACTGCTATAAAATATGTTAGAAAAGTTCAAGATTTACCAAAGTCTAAATCTTTAAATGGTAGGGATTGGTTTGGGTTTGATGGGTTGGTTATAGCTATTGTTTGtgttttctttgttgttgttgtcaatGGTGCTGGTGAAAAGGAACATGAATTTGATGAGATTGAGGAAGAATTAGGTGATTCAATTGAAGGGAATGAGAGAAAAAAGAGTgttaaatcatttaaaaagaTTGTTTTTTCACTACCTTCTGCTTTTATAGTGTTTGTTTTGGGTGTGATTTTGGGTTTTATAAGAAGGCCTAATGTGATACATGAAATTAAATTTGGACCTTCTAATATGGTGTTAGTGAAAATTTCTAAACATGCATGGAAACAAGGTTTTATAAAGGGTACAATTCCACAACTACCATTATCAATTTTGAACTCTGTGATAGCTGTTTGTAAACTATCTTCTGATTTATTTCCTACCAAGGACTTTTCAGTAACTTCACTTTCAGTAACAGTTGGGTTAATGAATCTTGTGGGTGGTTGGTTTGGTGCTATGCCATGTTGTCATGGTGCAGGTGGATTAGCAGGACAGTATAAATTTGGTGGAAGGAGTGGTGGGTGTGTTGCAATTCTTGGTGCTGCAAAATTGGTTTTGGGTTTTGTGTTAGGAAGTTCTTTGGCTCATTTTTTCCAACAGTTTCCAGTGGGAATTTTAGGAGTTTTGTTGTTATTTGCTGGGATTGAATTAGCTATGGCTTGTAGAGATATGAATAACAAAGAGGATTCTTTTGTTATGCTTCTTTGTACTGCTGTTTCACTTGTTGGATCTAGTGCTGCTCTTGGTTTTTTGTGTGGGATGGTTGTTTTTGGAGTTCTTAAGGTAAGGAATTTAACAAGTGTTAAATCACTTTCTAGTATTTGGAAGCATGAAGGACAAGAGCAagtttga
- the LOC123898967 gene encoding syntaxin-32-like, with product MQAKSTHSSFRDRTHEFHTITQTFKKSLPEEESNEPTTITSSRSEQQPNSVAIQSEFNRRASKIGYGIHQTSQKLSKLAKLAKRTSVFDDPTVEIQELTSIIKQDITALNSAVVDLQLLTNSRNDSTDTTTHSTTVVDDLKTRLMTTTKEFKDVLTMRTENLKEHESRRQLFTSSTSKDLANPFLRQRPLATRSAATGTTSNAPAPPWASESSSSSQLLHKKQEDGESQPLLQQQQQQQQIVPLQDSYMQSRGEALQNVESTIHELSNIFNQLATLVSHQGEIAVRIDENMDDTVANVEGAQASLLKYLNSISSNRWLMIKIFFILILFLMVFLFFVA from the exons ATGCAGGCCAAATCCACACATTCATCTTTTCGCGATCGCACACATGAATTCCACACAATCACCCAAACCTTCAAGAAATCATTACCAGAAGAAGAATCAAATGAACCTACTACCATTACTTCTTCCAGATCCGAACAACAACCAAATTCCGTTGCAATTCAATCAGAGTTCAATCGAAGAGCTTCCAAAATTGGTTATGGAATtcaccaaacctctcaaaagCTTTCCAAACTCGCCAAAT TGGCGAAAAGGACTTCGGTTTTTGATGATCCAACTGTCGAAATTCAAGAGCTAACAAGTATTATTAAACAAGATATTACTGCACTTAATTCCGCAGTTGTGGATCTTCAATTACTTACCAACTCTAGAAATGATTCTACCGACACAACTACTCATTCCACTACCGTTGTCGATGATCTTAAGACTCGATTGATGACCACTACCAAAGAATTTAAAGATGTTCTCACCATGAGAACTGAG AATTTGAAAGAACATGAGAGTAGAAGACAATTGTTTACGTCCTCTACCTCTAAGGATTTGGCAAATCCATTCCTACGTCAACGTCCATTAGCTACAAGGTCGGCTGCTACTGGTACCACTTCTAATGCCCCCGCACCTCCATGGGCGAGTGAGTCATCGTCTTCATCACAGTTGCTTCATAA AAAGCAAGAGGATGGGGAAAGTCAACCATTGTTacaacagcagcagcagcagcaacagaTAGTTCCATTACAAGACAGTTACATGCAAAGCAGAGGAGAAGCTCTTCAGAATGTTGAGTCCACTATTCACGAGCTCAGCAACATTTTTAATCAACTAGCAACACTTGTTTCTCATCAAGGAGAGATCGCCGTCAG GATTGATGAGAACATGGATGATACAGTAGCTAATGTAGAGGGGGCACAAGCCTCCTTGTTGAAGTATCTCAATAGCATATCTTCTAATAGGTGGTTGATGATCAAGATTTTCTTTATATTGATACTTTTCCTTAtggttttcttattttttgtgGCATAG